The Nitrospira sp. genome has a window encoding:
- a CDS encoding Hsp20/alpha crystallin family protein, producing MAKAEEKAVATKKPGEIASRVEDIEHWMERFMDDMWRRPFPNLCGRDRWLPLRPSSVRMPSLDVYEEGDSVVVKTELPGMKKEDVEVNLAGETLTIKGEKKDDKEVKEDNYYRRERSYGSFLRSVGLPGEVKSDEIKASFKDGVLEIRMPKTEEAKRKSVSVKID from the coding sequence ATGGCCAAAGCAGAAGAAAAAGCTGTCGCCACTAAGAAACCGGGTGAAATCGCGTCGCGAGTGGAGGACATCGAGCATTGGATGGAGCGCTTCATGGACGACATGTGGCGGCGTCCATTTCCCAATCTGTGCGGACGGGACCGCTGGTTGCCTCTCCGTCCGTCGTCGGTGCGTATGCCTTCGCTCGACGTGTACGAGGAAGGAGACTCCGTGGTGGTCAAGACCGAACTTCCCGGGATGAAGAAGGAAGATGTCGAAGTCAATCTCGCAGGGGAAACCTTGACCATTAAAGGCGAGAAAAAAGATGACAAAGAAGTGAAAGAGGACAATTACTATCGCCGTGAGCGGTCTTACGGGTCGTTCTTGCGGAGCGTGGGTTTGCCTGGTGAAGTGAAGAGCGACGAAATCAAGGCTTCCTTCAAGGACGGTGTATTGGAAATCCGGATGCCGAAGACGGAAGAAGCGAAGAGGAAATCCGTCTCAGTGAAGATCGATTAG
- a CDS encoding Slp family lipoprotein, producing the protein MDLRRATSVTKVIAAVLSILWVVGCGGVPVVPPDLQQKIERDVSFQQIQDSPLSYKGQFVVVGGTVLSVKPLKQNGTQIQVLQLPLSSDDEPHGPLTKSGGRFLAFHKEFLDPATIPTGTRVTVVGEVTGSTTQMLDEVEYAYPTIDIASLTIWPPKLQAFWFHPYPYFGAYWGPYWGPSHWSPYGLRRR; encoded by the coding sequence ATGGATCTTCGACGTGCGACGAGCGTCACGAAAGTAATTGCGGCTGTTCTCTCGATCTTATGGGTTGTGGGATGCGGCGGTGTGCCGGTTGTGCCACCCGATCTTCAGCAAAAAATCGAGCGAGATGTGTCATTTCAGCAGATACAAGACTCACCGCTCTCCTACAAAGGTCAGTTCGTCGTGGTTGGAGGAACCGTGCTTTCCGTCAAGCCGCTCAAACAAAACGGCACGCAAATCCAGGTTCTCCAGCTTCCGCTCTCGAGTGACGACGAACCCCATGGTCCGTTGACGAAATCCGGTGGGCGCTTCCTCGCGTTCCACAAAGAGTTCCTCGATCCGGCGACGATTCCTACCGGGACACGAGTCACGGTGGTGGGCGAAGTGACCGGTTCGACGACGCAGATGTTAGACGAGGTCGAGTATGCCTACCCGACGATCGATATTGCCTCGTTGACGATTTGGCCTCCCAAACTGCAGGCCTTCTGGTTCCATCCCTATCCATACTTCGGTGCCTATTGGGGACCGTACTGGGGGCCTTCGCATTGGAGTCCCTATGGATTAAGGAGAAGATGA
- the dnaJ gene encoding molecular chaperone DnaJ — protein sequence MPEVNTKRDYYEVLGVNRTATRDEIKHAYRQLALQYHPDKNKDPDAAAKFRELAEAYAVLSDDTKRNEYDTTGHAGVSERWSADDLMRDFQFGDLFGRRMRPGPDAARGADLRYDVELTLEEAARGGEREIHLTRSEKCTDCGGSGAKAGTKPLSCPDCRGSGQKQDVKLRKDVRLVTLTTCAHCQGRGQIVESPCPLCQGSGYRFLPHTLKVKVPPGIDDGMLIRLPGQGEANANGGPPGDLLISPHIRRHPSFERRGDDLYMVQSISFPDAALGRKLCVTGLGGETLQVAVPAGTQSGTALRLNGKGMPKVVEKGKGDLFVVVEVRTPTEMSDRERALMQQLAELQQSSTHHESLKVKKLGPSMF from the coding sequence GTGCCCGAGGTCAACACGAAGAGGGATTATTACGAAGTGCTTGGTGTGAATCGAACCGCGACGCGCGATGAGATCAAGCATGCCTATCGGCAGTTGGCCTTGCAATACCATCCTGACAAGAATAAGGATCCCGACGCGGCGGCAAAGTTCCGTGAACTTGCGGAAGCCTATGCCGTGCTGTCCGATGATACGAAGCGAAATGAATACGATACGACCGGCCATGCCGGCGTCAGTGAACGGTGGTCGGCAGACGACCTCATGCGGGATTTCCAGTTCGGGGATTTGTTTGGAAGGCGCATGAGGCCCGGACCGGATGCGGCGAGAGGGGCGGATCTTCGCTACGACGTGGAACTGACGTTGGAAGAGGCCGCCCGCGGAGGAGAGCGGGAGATCCATCTCACGCGCTCAGAGAAATGTACGGATTGTGGAGGCAGTGGGGCCAAGGCCGGCACGAAGCCCTTGTCCTGTCCCGATTGCCGAGGAAGCGGACAGAAGCAAGATGTGAAACTAAGGAAAGATGTGCGGCTGGTGACGCTGACGACATGTGCGCATTGCCAAGGACGGGGGCAGATCGTCGAATCTCCCTGTCCACTCTGCCAGGGCAGCGGCTATCGATTTCTTCCACACACGTTGAAAGTGAAGGTTCCGCCTGGAATTGACGACGGTATGCTCATTCGGTTGCCTGGCCAAGGTGAGGCGAACGCCAACGGTGGGCCTCCAGGCGATCTTCTCATCAGTCCTCATATCCGGCGCCATCCCTCGTTCGAACGTCGTGGCGACGATCTCTATATGGTTCAATCGATCAGCTTCCCTGATGCGGCGCTCGGCAGAAAGTTGTGTGTGACGGGGTTGGGAGGAGAGACACTGCAAGTCGCGGTTCCGGCTGGAACTCAGAGCGGCACTGCGCTTCGGCTGAATGGGAAAGGCATGCCCAAGGTCGTAGAGAAAGGCAAGGGCGATCTCTTTGTCGTGGTGGAGGTGCGGACGCCTACCGAGATGTCGGATCGTGAACGCGCACTCATGCAACAATTGGCTGAGCTGCAACAGTCTTCGACGCACCATGAGTCTCTCAAGGTCAAGAAGCTCGGTCCGTCCATGTTCTGA
- a CDS encoding PAS domain S-box protein, translating to MKPKAIKKKRWVRARPPSPVLHPGDRQERWARSAKDEVFAEAFRLSPHPIGITELETGRCLEINDACLEIFGFRRDEVIGKTTLMLGIWPDPLDRARLVDRLRAEGAVRNHEVSMRMRNGECRQFLISTSMITLTGKACILTVGNDITERKQAEEVLRRLNETLEQRVDERTTALRTVQARQQLLLTSAPVVLYACKADGDYAATFVSENVVAQLGHSPKDFTSHSDFWMSHIHPDDRAYVLAGLSRTFKHGRHIHEYRFLHKDGAYRWLRDEVRLLRDEAGTPLELIGFQIDVSDQKRANEALREGEEQFRLFIEHAPAAIAMFDRDMRYLGASRRWLEDYGLYGDILGRSHYDLTPDFPSWWKEVHRRGLTGEILSSDEDRFVRSDGTIQWVTWSVRPWYSGDTVGGIVVATEDVTARVEAKRALHESEERSDQVIRLANFGILDHDHRAGTVYWSPVMREMYGVGPDEPASVEGYLALVHPDDREAVVTAMTVTNHSVGDDLNLVEHRVVRPDGSIRWLSLRSWTLFDDEGTDRRPTRTLGAMIDITKRKQAEEALKLSERQFASFMDNLPGFAWIKDGQGKYLYVNRLFQESLMGAVDWKEKTARELWPEEIAEQHEQIFEKVWETRMPLHTVAPFLQDGEVRHALVSKFPIVDHKGSPALLGGVAVDITERQQAEELLRQQADLLNQSHDAIFAWKIGGGIVYWNRGAEELYGWRSDEVIGRSSHALLNTSPSTTTKEMEAHLAHEGRWYGEITHIAKDGRRLMVESRHVRVMYGGQEYALESNRDITERKQAEEALHRQQVQLEELTSKLLTAQEQERRRIARDLHDDVSQRLAALVLEVASFENHSSIVPAQLTQALITLRQGLEQVSDDVHSLAYRLHPSLLEHAGLRPAVEDHIEQVARRTGLPIRLKIAGVPTAVPLDHATCLFRVMQESVQNIVKHAQATQATVRLRGSSKGLGLSVLDNGNGFNVDGLSVHEQGLGLSSMEERLRQLHGVFRIQSRPSQGTKVCAWVPFEVEVT from the coding sequence ATGAAACCCAAGGCCATCAAGAAAAAGCGTTGGGTAAGGGCAAGGCCACCTTCGCCGGTCCTTCACCCAGGAGATCGGCAGGAACGTTGGGCCAGATCAGCAAAGGACGAGGTCTTTGCCGAAGCCTTCCGCCTGAGTCCTCACCCGATCGGTATCACGGAACTCGAGACCGGACGCTGTCTGGAGATCAATGACGCGTGTCTCGAGATCTTCGGGTTTCGTCGAGACGAAGTCATTGGAAAGACCACCTTGATGTTGGGAATCTGGCCCGACCCTCTCGACCGTGCAAGACTCGTCGATCGACTTCGTGCTGAAGGGGCGGTCAGGAATCATGAAGTCTCCATGCGGATGAGGAACGGAGAATGCCGACAGTTCCTCATCTCCACGAGCATGATCACCCTCACAGGGAAAGCGTGCATCCTCACGGTCGGCAATGACATCACCGAACGCAAGCAGGCCGAGGAGGTGCTTCGCCGGTTGAACGAGACGCTTGAACAGCGTGTCGACGAGCGCACGACGGCATTGAGGACGGTGCAAGCCAGGCAACAACTTCTGCTGACGTCCGCTCCGGTGGTGCTCTACGCCTGTAAGGCAGACGGGGATTATGCCGCCACATTCGTCAGTGAGAACGTGGTGGCGCAGCTCGGGCATAGCCCGAAAGACTTCACGAGTCACTCGGACTTTTGGATGAGTCATATCCATCCCGATGATCGTGCGTATGTGTTGGCTGGCCTTTCGAGAACCTTTAAACATGGCCGTCATATCCACGAATACCGGTTCCTGCATAAGGATGGAGCCTATCGCTGGCTTCGCGATGAAGTCCGCCTGCTCCGCGATGAGGCGGGTACGCCGCTCGAACTCATCGGGTTCCAGATCGACGTGTCCGACCAGAAACGGGCGAACGAAGCACTGCGCGAAGGCGAAGAACAATTTCGGTTGTTTATCGAACACGCCCCTGCTGCGATCGCTATGTTTGACCGGGACATGCGTTATTTGGGAGCGAGCCGGCGCTGGTTGGAGGATTATGGGCTCTACGGAGATATTCTGGGTCGGTCCCACTATGACCTGACTCCCGATTTTCCGTCATGGTGGAAGGAAGTCCATCGGCGAGGTCTGACGGGAGAAATCCTCAGTTCGGATGAAGACCGCTTCGTCCGATCCGATGGCACCATCCAGTGGGTCACCTGGAGTGTTCGCCCGTGGTACAGCGGGGATACGGTCGGCGGTATCGTGGTTGCCACCGAAGACGTGACGGCCCGTGTGGAAGCGAAGCGTGCCCTTCACGAGAGCGAGGAACGATCGGATCAGGTCATTCGCCTGGCTAACTTTGGGATTCTTGATCATGACCACCGCGCCGGGACCGTCTACTGGTCGCCGGTGATGAGAGAAATGTATGGAGTTGGGCCCGATGAGCCGGCTTCCGTCGAAGGGTATCTCGCGCTCGTCCATCCGGATGACCGAGAAGCGGTGGTGACGGCGATGACGGTGACGAATCATTCAGTCGGTGACGATCTGAACTTGGTGGAGCATCGTGTGGTGCGGCCCGACGGTAGTATCCGTTGGTTGAGCTTGCGATCATGGACGCTGTTTGACGATGAGGGAACAGATCGTCGCCCCACACGAACCCTGGGAGCGATGATCGACATTACGAAACGCAAACAAGCTGAGGAGGCACTGAAGCTCAGCGAGCGTCAATTTGCTTCCTTCATGGATAATTTGCCTGGCTTTGCGTGGATCAAAGACGGTCAAGGTAAATATCTGTACGTCAATCGACTCTTCCAAGAATCTCTGATGGGAGCAGTAGATTGGAAAGAAAAAACCGCCCGTGAGTTGTGGCCGGAAGAGATTGCCGAGCAGCACGAGCAAATTTTTGAGAAAGTATGGGAGACGCGGATGCCACTGCACACGGTGGCGCCGTTCCTGCAAGATGGAGAGGTTCGGCATGCGCTTGTCAGCAAGTTTCCCATTGTTGATCACAAAGGGTCCCCTGCCCTGTTGGGTGGCGTGGCGGTCGATATCACTGAGCGCCAGCAAGCGGAGGAGTTGCTGCGGCAGCAAGCAGACTTATTGAATCAATCCCACGATGCCATTTTTGCATGGAAGATCGGAGGAGGCATCGTGTACTGGAACCGCGGGGCAGAAGAACTCTATGGATGGCGATCGGACGAGGTGATTGGGCGCAGTAGTCACGCGCTGCTCAATACGAGCCCTTCGACGACGACCAAAGAGATGGAAGCTCACCTTGCGCACGAGGGTCGGTGGTACGGTGAGATTACTCACATCGCCAAGGATGGTCGGCGGTTGATGGTCGAGAGTCGGCATGTGCGAGTCATGTACGGTGGCCAGGAATACGCGCTGGAGTCCAATCGTGACATCACTGAACGTAAGCAGGCGGAAGAGGCGCTTCATCGCCAGCAAGTGCAGCTGGAGGAGCTGACGTCGAAGCTCCTGACAGCGCAAGAACAGGAGCGGCGACGAATCGCCCGGGATCTGCATGATGATGTGAGTCAGCGACTGGCGGCTTTGGTCCTGGAGGTCGCGTCGTTCGAGAATCATTCTTCGATCGTACCGGCACAACTGACGCAAGCGTTGATAACGTTGCGGCAAGGATTAGAACAGGTTTCCGACGACGTGCACAGCCTGGCCTATCGTCTCCATCCCTCGCTCTTGGAGCATGCCGGACTGCGCCCGGCTGTCGAAGACCATATCGAGCAGGTTGCTCGGCGCACGGGCCTGCCGATCCGGCTCAAGATTGCCGGGGTTCCAACGGCTGTGCCACTCGATCACGCCACCTGTCTCTTCCGGGTGATGCAGGAGAGTGTCCAGAACATCGTCAAACATGCGCAGGCTACGCAGGCGACCGTCCGGCTTCGTGGGTCTTCTAAAGGGCTTGGGCTGTCCGTCCTAGACAATGGGAACGGGTTTAACGTGGATGGTTTGAGCGTCCATGAACAAGGTCTAGGGTTGAGCAGCATGGAGGAACGATTGCGGCAATTGCACGGGGTTTTCAGAATTCAGTCGAGACCGTCCCAAGGGACGAAGGTCTGTGCGTGGGTACCCTTTGAAGTGGAGGTCACATGA
- a CDS encoding response regulator transcription factor produces the protein MKRPRILMADDHAIVLAGLRKLVEAEGEVVGMVEDGRALVDMAQQLRPDIVLLDISMPLLNGLDAARQLTKLVPESKLIFLTMHATPTYATEAFKAGAAGYLIKRSAAVELKQAIQAVMRGQHYMTPLITKDVLAATLQSPDGQPSKPLVTSLTQRQREVLQLVAEGKGTKTIASILNISVKTVEFHKFRIMGELNLHSTAELIKYAIAEGLVSVST, from the coding sequence ATGAAGCGGCCGCGTATTTTGATGGCAGACGATCACGCCATTGTTCTGGCCGGGTTACGGAAGCTGGTTGAAGCCGAGGGCGAGGTCGTTGGGATGGTGGAAGACGGGCGGGCGTTGGTCGATATGGCGCAGCAGCTCCGCCCTGACATTGTCTTGCTCGATATCTCGATGCCATTGCTGAATGGGCTGGATGCGGCACGTCAGCTGACCAAGCTGGTGCCGGAAAGCAAGCTCATTTTTCTCACCATGCATGCGACCCCTACCTATGCCACGGAAGCCTTTAAGGCTGGAGCCGCCGGGTATCTGATTAAGCGCTCAGCGGCGGTAGAACTGAAGCAAGCGATCCAGGCGGTGATGCGAGGTCAACACTACATGACGCCGCTGATCACGAAGGATGTGTTGGCGGCCACACTGCAATCCCCGGATGGGCAACCTAGTAAGCCGCTCGTGACGTCTCTGACCCAGCGGCAACGTGAAGTGCTCCAGCTTGTGGCGGAGGGAAAGGGAACCAAAACGATCGCCTCCATTCTGAATATTTCCGTGAAAACCGTGGAATTCCACAAGTTTCGAATCATGGGAGAGCTTAATCTGCATTCCACCGCCGAGCTCATCAAGTATGCCATCGCTGAAGGCCTCGTGAGCGTGTCGACCTAG
- a CDS encoding VacJ family lipoprotein — MLLAGCAVQTGSTRSEVPGVEHNSSAGLIADASSTSSSTPPPFVTADDQSSDEPFDPFAEPGEGTVEEYDPWEPLNTKFFEFNRQLDRWVLKPVAKGYNVVVPDSIQIGVSNVFYNSRVTPRFLNNIFQGKFKGAGIEAGRFLINTTVGIGGFFDVAGRFNLTTPEEDTGQTLGFYGVKPGPYLMVPLLGPYTVRDLIGYAGDIALNPIYWLILPTMHSIDSIPTVVDIDERAATYAISIGARALEIVNDRSLNLEKFQGVEESTLDLYAAVRNAYLQKRAKAIRD; from the coding sequence GTGCTACTTGCTGGTTGTGCGGTACAGACCGGTTCAACACGCTCCGAGGTTCCAGGCGTGGAGCACAACTCCTCGGCAGGTCTTATCGCGGATGCCTCCTCAACTTCTTCCTCCACCCCTCCACCCTTTGTAACCGCTGACGATCAATCTTCAGATGAGCCGTTTGATCCATTTGCCGAACCGGGTGAAGGGACGGTTGAGGAGTATGACCCTTGGGAACCTCTCAATACCAAGTTCTTTGAGTTCAACCGGCAGCTCGATCGTTGGGTGCTGAAGCCGGTTGCCAAGGGATACAACGTTGTCGTTCCGGATAGCATCCAGATTGGGGTCAGCAACGTCTTCTATAATAGTCGTGTAACGCCACGATTCCTGAACAATATATTTCAAGGTAAATTCAAGGGCGCAGGGATAGAGGCTGGGCGATTCCTCATTAATACGACCGTTGGGATCGGGGGGTTCTTCGATGTGGCAGGGCGCTTCAACCTCACCACACCGGAAGAGGATACGGGACAGACTCTAGGATTTTACGGAGTTAAACCAGGGCCCTATCTGATGGTGCCGCTATTGGGACCCTATACGGTTCGGGATCTTATCGGCTATGCCGGAGACATCGCCCTCAACCCGATTTACTGGCTGATCCTCCCGACCATGCATAGCATTGATTCGATCCCTACAGTAGTTGATATCGATGAGCGAGCAGCCACTTATGCGATTTCGATTGGTGCGCGTGCGCTAGAGATCGTCAACGATCGCTCTCTAAACTTGGAGAAGTTTCAGGGTGTTGAAGAATCAACCCTTGACCTCTACGCTGCGGTCCGTAATGCCTATCTTCAAAAGCGAGCCAAGGCAATCCGAGACTAG
- a CDS encoding universal stress protein yields MNAVIGVDGSKYSEWAQGWLGRIPFRVAPQVMAIHTIDLNSARIRYLVRQIPRVGAAAKEILRVVSLERPDLIVTGAKGRSAVARFLQEASQQN; encoded by the coding sequence ATGAATGCCGTGATCGGAGTCGATGGCTCAAAATATTCGGAGTGGGCGCAGGGATGGCTGGGGCGGATTCCCTTTCGTGTCGCACCTCAGGTCATGGCGATTCATACCATAGATTTGAATTCTGCTCGGATACGCTATCTGGTCAGGCAAATCCCACGGGTAGGAGCGGCGGCTAAAGAAATCTTGCGGGTGGTGAGCCTTGAGCGGCCTGATCTGATTGTGACCGGAGCAAAAGGACGGAGTGCGGTGGCCCGTTTTCTCCAGGAAGCGTCTCAACAAAACTGA
- a CDS encoding glutathione S-transferase family protein, protein MKIQAQFPDEQSPAGEFTRQADAFRKWVTADGSSGYPAETGRYHLYVSWACPWAHRTIIVRKLKKLETVIGMTVVDPVRDDRGWAFREGSGHSLDFINGFQFLHQAYVATNPNYVGRVTVPVLWDCATKRIVTNSDDDLMRIFNVEFNRFTDSPIDLYPAQLRQEIDELNRFIYENVNDGVYRTGFATSQHAYERAARALFAALDQLDARLATRRYLYGSEIVETDWRLFVTLVRFDVVYYGHFKCNLRRIADYPNLFGYLKDLYQTDGVADTVNFDHIKRHYYVTHDDINPTRIVPIGPEQDLSTPHGRECLG, encoded by the coding sequence ATGAAGATTCAGGCGCAGTTTCCGGACGAACAATCGCCGGCTGGTGAGTTTACCCGCCAGGCAGATGCATTCCGCAAATGGGTCACGGCCGACGGCAGCTCTGGCTATCCGGCCGAAACAGGTCGCTACCATCTCTACGTCTCATGGGCCTGCCCCTGGGCTCATCGTACGATCATCGTACGCAAGCTGAAAAAACTGGAGACGGTGATCGGTATGACCGTCGTGGACCCTGTTCGTGATGATCGGGGATGGGCCTTTCGCGAAGGTTCTGGCCATTCCCTCGACTTCATCAATGGATTTCAGTTTCTCCACCAAGCCTATGTGGCCACGAATCCGAACTATGTTGGCCGCGTCACGGTCCCGGTCTTATGGGATTGTGCCACGAAACGCATCGTCACCAATTCCGACGATGATCTGATGAGGATCTTCAACGTTGAGTTCAATCGATTCACTGATAGTCCGATTGATTTGTATCCGGCTCAGTTGAGGCAGGAGATCGACGAGCTCAATCGGTTCATCTATGAGAACGTGAACGACGGGGTCTATCGAACGGGATTTGCGACATCCCAACATGCGTATGAACGAGCGGCACGGGCCTTGTTTGCGGCACTGGATCAACTTGATGCGAGACTTGCAACCCGCCGTTATCTATACGGATCTGAGATCGTTGAAACCGACTGGAGGCTCTTTGTCACCTTGGTACGATTCGACGTCGTGTACTATGGGCATTTCAAATGTAACCTTCGACGAATCGCTGACTACCCCAACCTCTTCGGCTATCTCAAAGACCTCTACCAAACCGATGGAGTTGCCGACACTGTGAATTTTGACCATATCAAGCGGCACTACTACGTCACCCACGACGACATCAATCCTACTCGCATAGTCCCGATCGGACCTGAACAGGATTTGTCCACGCCCCATGGTCGGGAATGCCTGGGCTAG
- a CDS encoding efflux RND transporter periplasmic adaptor subunit: protein MRYSRLNQDATGLLVRLMRSLAACVVVVVSMACESKPVDTAVAKQKLSPTQSGRVSLTPEELARVQLEFASVAEGQIRSHRQFPATVQANQNELAEVTTLIRGRVVKVHVDVGQDVKKGTLLAMLHSVDLGVAEGEYLKAKARLEEAERSYARAKELYDNKAVSLAELQRREAAMKTARAEVREAQNRLQLLGVPPEEIERLDRDLTIRADMPLRAPFAGRVITRNLTQGEVVETEQKLFTVANLTDVWVIGNVPEKDVQFIRKDQKAHVILAAYPHAIFSGTITYIGDTLDPATRTMSLRVTVPNPDRLLKPEMFAIVSVYGTSSKDVLSVPLAAVQDGPDGRMVFVLRGPGVFEARPVKLGHEEGDVVTVLEGVKVGEQVVTKGSFALKSQMERDKIEPTP, encoded by the coding sequence GTGAGATACAGCCGGCTGAATCAAGACGCAACCGGATTGCTCGTTCGATTGATGCGCAGTCTGGCAGCCTGCGTGGTCGTCGTGGTGAGCATGGCCTGCGAGAGCAAGCCAGTCGATACTGCGGTCGCCAAGCAGAAGCTATCACCTACACAATCAGGGCGAGTGAGCCTGACACCAGAAGAGTTAGCTAGAGTCCAGCTGGAATTTGCATCGGTGGCGGAAGGGCAGATTCGTTCGCACCGTCAGTTTCCCGCAACCGTCCAGGCCAACCAAAACGAATTGGCCGAGGTCACCACGTTGATCCGTGGCCGGGTTGTAAAAGTCCACGTCGATGTCGGGCAGGATGTGAAAAAGGGCACTCTCTTGGCGATGCTCCACAGCGTGGACCTTGGCGTCGCTGAGGGGGAATACTTGAAGGCTAAGGCTCGGCTGGAAGAGGCGGAACGATCGTACGCACGGGCCAAGGAACTATATGACAACAAGGCGGTGAGTCTGGCTGAACTTCAGCGCCGTGAGGCCGCGATGAAGACCGCGCGAGCTGAAGTGCGGGAAGCGCAAAACCGTCTTCAATTGCTTGGTGTGCCGCCGGAGGAAATCGAGAGGCTTGATCGAGATTTGACGATCAGGGCCGACATGCCTCTACGTGCACCGTTCGCCGGACGAGTGATCACACGCAACCTCACGCAGGGTGAAGTGGTTGAGACCGAGCAGAAGCTGTTTACCGTGGCGAATCTCACTGATGTGTGGGTAATCGGCAATGTGCCGGAGAAAGACGTGCAATTCATCCGAAAGGATCAGAAAGCCCACGTGATCCTAGCGGCGTACCCGCACGCCATTTTTTCGGGAACGATCACGTACATCGGCGATACGCTTGATCCGGCCACTCGTACCATGAGCCTACGGGTGACCGTGCCGAACCCCGATCGCCTGTTGAAACCAGAGATGTTCGCCATTGTCAGCGTGTACGGGACCTCGAGCAAGGATGTGTTGAGTGTACCCCTTGCGGCTGTCCAAGACGGGCCTGACGGCAGGATGGTGTTTGTTCTACGGGGGCCTGGTGTCTTTGAGGCACGGCCCGTGAAGTTGGGGCATGAAGAGGGAGACGTCGTCACGGTACTGGAGGGGGTCAAGGTTGGTGAGCAGGTCGTCACCAAGGGCTCCTTCGCACTCAAATCTCAAATGGAACGGGATAAGATCGAGCCCACGCCATGA